Below is a genomic region from Vitis riparia cultivar Riparia Gloire de Montpellier isolate 1030 chromosome 16, EGFV_Vit.rip_1.0, whole genome shotgun sequence.
CTTCGAACAATCCCAATGAATCCTTAGCAACATAAATTCTTCATGCACTAATAGATGTTACCTTGGACTTTATTATCATCAATTATTACAAGTTATGTAAAAAGTTTTACCCTATATTTAGTCATCTCCTCCTGaaaattgcaaaaataaaataaaataaatctatgtTATTATCAATGCATATTGTCTCATATCATAGGATTGTTAATTACTTAGCATGGAAATAATATACAATTATATAATGTGTTAATACCAATGCTAAAGGGGTATAAAAAGATGCTTCTCATACTAatacttttataataaaattcttttgcaaCAAAAATGCACTACACTTATAACATTTATACTAATATTATGATGCATTATGGGcctaatttagaaatttatatacatGTGTTTTACAAAACTGAGTGTTATGGGTTATCATGCTATATTCCTTAACATGCTTTATGCCATAAACTAATCGTAGAagtcaaataaaatatcaattcgaattcaaaaaacttttaaatttattattttataaaaatcattaagtAATTTCAATGCATTAAGTGgatgatattaatatatttattatgtattaaTATCCAACATGGTATAAAAAGGGTCTGCAAAcactaatattttattatgaagtTTCGTTATGACATAAATGCACTACTCTTATGTTATAAATATGTCAATATTACGATATACTACGAGATGACCtgatttagaaatttattaacttGTTTTAACAAAACAGAGAGTTGTGGGTTATCATGCTATATTTCCTAGCATATTTTATGTCATAAAGTAaccttaaaaacaaaataaagtacCAATTTGAATTTCCAAgccaaataaactccaaatgaCAATCTAATCGCAATATAAAGgatattgaaaaaattatgaaaagatattttttacttagaaagacaaattttatagattttattttaattttttattatgtaagaAGAACAAATTTACAATCTTATCTATATAGATTTTGGTAGGCAAAGCTCGATCAAACTTGTTTCCATTACATCAATATAAACAAATTCCTCATGAAATATTAGTTCACCACGAAATTAGCAATTGAGCCTAACTTGTAAGACAAACATCTTTAACACGTGCATCTATaaccaatgaaaaaaaaaaaaattaacaatgacataattttgattatttatacaAACTTATTAGAATTTGAAGCGCTTTTGTTGTTACGCTAACTAATGCCCTCATCATACATTTCAATAATCATAATGATACATAAGAAGAATGTAACTCATACtgaataaatagaaaatatgagaatcaaaatagagttattatttgtttatatgaAGCTATAAGCCTTTGACATATAAAGGATGAGAAAGTAAGAACCCAAAATCAAAACCCAACAAGCaacattgaaaaaataaaaatcttagaAGTAGAAGATAATGTACCGATTGAAGAAAGACGTAGACATAGGGAGATGGAGATGGTGatggaaaaatccaaaaattcaatttaaaaaggACCTTCAAAACAAACCAAAACCCAATGTcacaatattttgttttagattcctacttattttttgaaaaaaaaaaaaaaaagtgtaaaattGAACACCAATGTCTTCCAAagagtttcttattttttacaTGTAAAAATAGTGGAAGGATTTTAAATGAAACCTTACAAATTGAAATCACAATAAAAGGGTTTCTCATACAACAAAATGACCACATCTATGGAGAAAGATATTAGCATACTTCAGAAGAGttcttttaggctatgtttggttcccggaaaatttgagggaaaatgcgagggaaagaaaatacaaaggaaaagtagaaggaaagaaaaagtgaagaaaaataaaaaaaatagattaaaagttgatagattattttttttgttacttcaaactcattttatttattttaactcatcaatataaagattaaataatttaaaaatacataagtttttaattagttttaattatatttgattttctttgatatttttcatagaacaaccaaacatgagaaaatcattttccttagcattttttttcttttctttgtactttctgggaaccaaacatggccttagGCTTTTCTATTTCATTGTTTACAAAAAAGAAGAATGACTACGATAATGATGAGAGGTTTAGAAGGTTAGACCTTTGATCTTCATtatggttttcttgttttaagcttctctcattcttttttttttttttttttcataattcatgtAAACAAACCATCATATCACATTTTATTTcgtttttctcatattttaagAAGCAATAGAAAAAAGGTCATTCAAATGGTAAAATTGTCCTCTAATAAGTTAAGTCCTTGGTAGGAATTGAAACAATTAGTAACCCTTTAAGATGGTACTTATCACCTCCAACccatcatatttgataattttccttatataagtataatattattatttctaaaatacaCTTCCATGGATCATGATTTGtggttttgttctttttatttttaaatttcgaAGTgggaaaaatgagaagaaaattagTTAGGATTGGAAGAGAAAAAACTGAGGTGAAGATGGGAAAGAAATGAAGTGTAATTAAGACTTTTAAAATGCCTTTGATATGAGAAAATAGGAATAGAAATAGGATGAGAATAAGACAAATCATAATTTCATGTAAATGAGAGGAATTAAAATCCTAATGAGAGTGAGATTTGGTTTCcataataatcaatttttttattcttatccttattttaaaatataatccaaaaattccaatatttcaaacatATCCCATACATGAAAGAAACAAAGGTAGAAAAGTGGTGTATAAACTGTCGGCGCAAATGTTGAGCTTTTTGAGGGAtcttatgtcattttaaagggATCTGATGTGTTTttggagggaaataaaaaaaggataGAAATATCCAATCAAAATCATATTTCAAAACAATAATGGTGTGGAATTGTACTATGCATTCAAAGAATCTGTGTTTAACTTGACTGccattttaatgtggaaaacaaattattttccaacttaTAAAAATCTAACAAAAAGTATTGAATGTTTTGAATCGGCCTATGTCCTATACGTAGACTTAACATATCTATACATGGCCAATCAttaatttaagatgaaaaaaaaatattcaactaccaatttttctaataatttaaacttGTAAGATCTGgactttaatattatatatgtcaaattatcaattttcttaaaaatttaaacttataagATTTAGGTTTAATATGCATTTTATACTTCTTAACAAAAAGTTCATTTGATGGAAGTAGAagataagagaaaattaatgataataaatgatGATGTTGTGCTTATAGTTAAAAGATATTAaacaaggtaaaaaaaaaatcaaagaaagagacAAATTCCATTGAAATTAAAGAGTTCAGTCATTTTTTACTTACCATatttggcaatttttttttaaaacatttttgtattctctaaaacaacaaattaagaaaatacatttgttaactaaaaactgttttttgtttttaagaatagaaaatacgatgttttcaaaaaacattttttagtaattttttattattttcacttattttctaataattgttttaaaaaataattataccaataagtagaatgattaaaaataaaacaataaatataaaaaatattttttaaaaatatttaaaaacatgttaaaaacattttagctTTCAAAATAGCTTTTgttatataaaacattaaaaaaaaaaaaacatttttcaaaaactgttatcagaagttgtttttcaaaatcattgttttttttttcatagaattaattttatttttaatatttattgcCACTTTTTAAGGCTTAATTTTCATGGACATTTACAAAAATGGCTATTACAAATGAATTATATACATATGACAggttaataaatttttgtttctagGATTGtcatattagtattattataaaatatgtacaAGATAAAACAGTGTTTCTATTAAATATGTACTAAACATTGCAATGGTATTAGAGATGTCAAATACagtaatttaaatattattcatattatttaatggtaaataattatttggaataataaatcaactaataatattaatattagcattaaacaataatataaaaatagaaccaaaaaagaaataagagaaaattcttaagaataatttgattaaaattcatATATCTAAGATGAAATGTTAatcttttatatctttcaaattaattataacagaataaattaaaacataatttctcatttattcctccaatttttaatgtttcaaacgctttaaactttattatttttatgatttaaggTGATAATCAATTTCCTCACCCACACAAGGAATTCTCAATGTCAGTGTCACAATCAATTTActaatatatacattttttttaattgtttattgactctctctctctctctccattgaTGGTGTCACATATCACTATTATATTGGCACATAGATGTCATTGGGTTTACCAAGACTTCCATTTAATAAACTTTTCTGACCTCAATGCCTTGCAGTGCACAGGTACTATTTCTAGAATATCTTCAGAGATCCTgccatctctctctctgtctctctgcctctctctctctctctctctctctctctttctctccaaaGATGGTGTCACGTATCACTATTATATTGGCACATGCATGTCATTGGGTTTACCAAGACTTCCATTTAATAAACTTTTCTGATCTCAATGCCTTGCAGTGCACAGGTACTATATCTAGAACATCTTCAGAGATCCTGCCACTTGCGATTATTGTAAGATGCCATTTAAGCCTATCACATGTCGCCAGGTTGTGGAGACCCTATGTTTGGGGCATCTACAAAGGTAGTGTCACATGTCACTATTCCCCTTTGTTGTGATGCGTGGCAAAccgaatgttttaaaaatgggaTCGGACCAGCCGGTTTCCTCTTTTAGACCGTTTAGGGATTGGGCCAGTATCGCCTAAACCAGCGGTCGGACCGATGATCCGGTGGAACCGGACATATCAAGGAGGTTCCATTGGGTTTAAATGTTTTGGGCTAAAGCCCACACCCATCCACACAATTTTATGGACTGAGTCTTGAGCACAGGTGATGCCTTTGCCTTAGGTGTTCATGATATCCTTGAAACTCTGAGCGTTGTTTCGGTGAAGAGTGGGAATGTAAAGGAACAAGGCGAGGCCAGCGCTAGACGAAGTGAAGAAATAGTAGGCCGGAATGTTGAGCTGTTCTGCGACGGTGAGAGCTGGGGTACAGAAGAAGTCGATGACGAGTGCGAGGACGTTGGAGTTACCAGAAATGGCTTGGAGAGCCTGGTGGAcattagggttgtggatggttAAGAGCTCATAGCTTATGGTTTCAAAACTAGGATAAGAGGAGGGGTCTTGAGGGAAAGGAGTGATGGGGAGGTGGTGGAAATTGATGGAGGGGGTGGTGGCGGAAACGGCAGAGATATAAGAGCCTGTGGCGCCGGTGTCAAAAGGTGCGGTGATGGTGAGGATGGTAATGCAGAGTGAAGGATAGTGTTCGACAATGAGCTTCCCAAGCTCAACCATGGACATGAGGTGCCCCATCCCTGGTGATGGATATAATACAACATTCTTCATTTTTCACAGAGAAACAAACCAGAGCTCTGAATTTTCCACACTGTTCAGTGCACCTCTAGAATTATTTACATGgccaagaaaataataataaaaatctctcTAATATCTCATTATTGAAATTAGGATGCTTCACTATTTTCCATGATACCAGTTCAATTCcatgaaattttctttatttaaacaGAGTCAACAGTCTTCTTTCCATCTACAGAAGCAAAgtcacaaatatgaaattttctttattttaatagagTCAACattcttctttccttctacAGAAGCAAAGTTGACAAATGACAATGAGTTAGTATTTGCTCGtcagtgtttttgaaaattgttgtcataaaattttccaatattttctatattttgtaatgttttcaattttttctattttttcaaatattttttaaaaataaatttttttatatcataatattttatttttaattatgctttatatttatttcattattaaaaaagacccttgataagaaaaatgaaaacaacttaaaCTAAGTAAAATATGTCTTTAAAAtactgtattttattttatttttttaaatatattttttatttccttattcttAAAAAGGGTTTTCACACTTTAGTTATTTATATTTAgctataaataatattaaatttattgaaaacaaattcactttaattatttttattcatttaaaagtaatatgttAATATGTGACAAATAACTTATTGATATCAACATTGGTGGAGCCAGGTAATGCTTAGAAGGGGCATTTTGTCCCTCTTAAAATTTCCGCCCAATCTACTTAAATAATTTGATGTTATCATGCCTCTCGTGAAATAAGTTCTATATATTGTCCCTTTTCAACCTCTTTCCTAACTCTGTCGCTagatatcatttaatataattaaattgttatttttagttgaataaaaaaaaactaaatattttaatttttttatttaattaaataaaaaaacgaaTACCACCTAAGGTTGACCCGACTCTTCAAGAACCTCTAATGTTGCTCTTTCTACAAAACCTTGAATACCTAAATGCTGATCATATGTTGATGTGTATCGAGAGCTGAAGCCAATTAGGCACGCTAAGTAAAACAGGCATGCATGTCGACCAACACCTCCACTTAGCCaatcaatttatatattaaacaacCAATTTCCACagtattgaatatatataattgCCTTCTCTAACTAGTTAATTATTACTCATGACACAAAggctaattaaaattaattagttaataatTGTTATTAATGTCATCATCATTTTCTTGGTTATTCCTCGCGAAAACGACCAGCCACGACAAAGGAGAGCACCCACCTCGATCCACCGGTCCCAAGGAGTTTCGTGGATCACCTGGTCCTAATCTTAAAAGATATaaattgtcttttattttaaaatttaactaaaattattattattttttttaaaaaaaaactttgaattagattttttttaaagtatcataaatttgaaaaatactgtcaaaagaattatattttaataaatattttttaaaattactatatatttttaaagactGATGGAAGATTGAGGATGCAATCCACTGTTTGGAAGCTGTAATGAACGAAGTGAACCACTAGCGTATGTAGTAGATCTTCAAAATCAAACACCTCAGTGTCGTGATTCACATGCAATGATTGATGATGGCTTCTAATACTTCATACTAGGATGATCGTCTTCCATTTAGGAACAGTTTGCAAAAAtacaaaagcaaaagcaaattAAGACCATCAATTTCACTGAGATAGGATTAAAATTATACAAGGGCACGTGCACCATCTCAATTTGTCATAGAGTTGACAAAAAGCATAGACTAAACGGGGCTATGCTTCCAAAAACGGAGAAACTCAGATTTGTTTCTGCCGACATGACTTGATTAGCTTGTCTAATGCGACAAGAGACGACCCTCCGTCGTTCATCGCAGCCTGAGCTTCCTCTTTCATGGCCTTAACCTGGTTCCTAATGTTGAATCCTTTCTCAGTCTCCATCAACTCTCTAACCCGCTTCTCAACCTCAGTGGCTGTCACGAGCCCTGATTTTGATTCCTCCAATGGCAATGCTACCTTCATTTCTTCAACCAGCGTAACCTTATTAAACCTCTGCTCCGCGTACAGCGGCCATGCCACCATGGGCACGCCGCTGGATACGGCTTCCAGAACCGAGTTCCACCCGCAGTGAGTCACGAACCCGCCAACCGAGCCGTGATTCAGCACTGCCACCTGTGGAGCCCATGACTTTACCACCAGGCCCCTGTCCTTGGTTCTATCTAAGAATCCATCTGGGAGTAAGGAATCCAAATCCGGATCGGATGGTGCTAGAAAGCGCCTGCTCTTGTCCTTGGAAGGTGGGCTGCGGACCACCCACAAGAACCTCTGCCCGCTCTTCTCTAACCCAACTGCAATTTCCTTCAACTGCGCTTCTGAAAAGACGCCCAAGCTGCCAAAGCACAGAAACACGACGCTTCGTTTTGGCTGCGAGTTCAGCCACTTTAAACAGTAATCTTTTTCACCTCCGCCACCATGTCCGCCCTGTGTAGCAATCAACGGTCCGATGCAGAAAACCGGCGGTGTAGGACCATCCGTCACACACAGCCCATCATAAATCGCTTTCACAGCTTCCGATTCCAAGGATTCAAACGTGTTCACAATGATTCCAGCTGATTTCGAAATGTGGGTAGCGTAGTATAGAAAAGATTCATACTCTTTGCTGGTCCGGTCCAGCAGCGGCCCCGGCATATCCGCCGATGGTAACGGCGGCAACCCCGGAACTTCATGAATGGTATTCATATCTCTGAAACTCTGAGTGTTTTTCCGGTGAAGAGTAGGGAAGTAGAGGAACAAGGCGAGGCCAGTGCCGGAGGAGGTGAAGAAATAGTAGGCCGGAATGTTGAGCTCTTTGGCGACGCCGAGAGCTGGGGTGCAGAAGAAGTCGATGATAAAGGCGAGGACAGTGGAGTTGAGAGATATGGACCGGAGGGCATGGTGGACATTAGGATTGTTGAGGATTAAGAGCTCAGAGGTTAGAGCTTCAAAGGAGGGGTAGGAGGAGACAGGTCGAGGGAGAGGGGTGGTGGGAAGGTGGTGGAAGGTGATGGAAGGGGTAGTGGAGGAGACGCCGGCGATGTAAGAGGCGGTAGCGCCGGTGTCGAAAGGTGGGGTGATGGTGAGGATGGTGATGGAAATTGAAGGATAGTGTTTAAGAATGAGCTTCCCAAGCTCCACCATGGCGATAAGATGACCCATGCCTGGTGAAGGATACAGTACCAGTACTGACTCCATTTCAGAGACCATTTCAGAGACCATTTCAGAGAAAGAAACACGAGCTTTGAGTTTGCCACCCTGGATTGAGAGTACCACCACCCTCCATTTATaacagagaaaaataaaagttttttttttttccataatttataaaagtttattttattagtttgaatATTCGTAACTCATATTTTCTTCGGTTACATTAATTGCggtattgaaataaaaataccatCAAATCAACTACGCTCGATTGTCATTTAGGCTACATATACCATGCCATatctatatcatttttaattaaatacgATATAACATGTATTATATcgtatttatgtttaatttataaaaaaaaattatagaaattttctcatatttagtgtttttaataatccttttatcaaatttagcaattttttttgttaataatattaattattaaaatattaaaattttaaaacataactcatctattttttttttt
It encodes:
- the LOC117934294 gene encoding UDP-glycosyltransferase 88B1-like, whose protein sequence is MVSEMVSEMESVLVLYPSPGMGHLIAMVELGKLILKHYPSISITILTITPPFDTGATASYIAGVSSTTPSITFHHLPTTPLPRPVSSYPSFEALTSELLILNNPNVHHALRSISLNSTVLAFIIDFFCTPALGVAKELNIPAYYFFTSSGTGLALFLYFPTLHRKNTQSFRDMNTIHEVPGLPPLPSADMPGPLLDRTSKEYESFLYYATHISKSAGIIVNTFESLESEAVKAIYDGLCVTDGPTPPVFCIGPLIATQGGHGGGGEKDYCLKWLNSQPKRSVVFLCFGSLGVFSEAQLKEIAVGLEKSGQRFLWVVRSPPSKDKSRRFLAPSDPDLDSLLPDGFLDRTKDRGLVVKSWAPQVAVLNHGSVGGFVTHCGWNSVLEAVSSGVPMVAWPLYAEQRFNKVTLVEEMKVALPLEESKSGLVTATEVEKRVRELMETEKGFNIRNQVKAMKEEAQAAMNDGGSSLVALDKLIKSCRQKQI